TCGTTGGGGAGGAACTCCAGCGCGCGGTCCAGCGCGCCCTCCCGGCCCAGCCGCCGCATGAAGCGCTGGTGGGCGTGGAGCAGGCTCGGCGACTGCGCCACGGCGTTGGCCAGGGCCACGTTCTGCGCGTAGTTGTTGCGCAGCACCAGCCCGCCGACCTCGTCGGTCATCTCCGCGAGCAGCCTGTTGCGCTGCTTGACGGTCATGTCGCCCTCGGCGACCAGGCCGTTCAGCAGGATCTTGATGTTCACCTCGTGGTCGGAGGTGTCCACGCCGGCGCTGTTGTCGATGGCGTCGGTGTTGACCCGGCCGCCGCCACGTGCGAACTCGATGCGGCCGAGCTGGGTCAGGCCCAGGTTGCCGCCCTCGCCGACGACCTTGACCCGCAGTTCCTCGCCGTCGACGCGGATGGCGTCGTTCGCCTTGTCGCCGACGTCGGCGTTGGACTCGCTCGACGCCTTCACATAGGTGCCGATGCCGCCGTTCCACAGCAGGTCCACCGGGGCCTGGAGGATCGCCTTCATCAGCTCGGCGGGGGTCAGCTTCGTCACCCCGGGCTCGATGCCGAGGGCCTCGCGGACCTTGGCGTTGACCGGGATCGACTTGGCGGTCCTGGGGTGGATGCCGCCGCCCGGGGACAGCAGCCCGGTGTCGTAGTCGGCCCACGAGGAGCGGGGCAGCTCGAAGAGCCGGCGGCGCTCGGCGTAGGAGACGGCCGCGTCCGGGTCGGGGTCGATGAAGATGTGGCGGTGGTCGAACGCCGCGACCAGCCGGATGTGCTCGGACAGGAGCATGCCGTTGCCGAACACGTCACCCGACATGTCGCCGACGCCGACCACGGTGAAGTCCTGCGTCTGGGTGTCGTGGCCGAGCTCCCGGAAGTGCCGCTTCACGGATTCCCAGGCGCCTCGGGCCGTGATGCCCATGCCCTTGTGGTCGTAGCCGGCCGAGCCGCCGGAGGCGAAGGCGTCGCCGAGCCAGAAGTTGTAGGCGATCGCGACCTCGTTGGCGATGTCGGAGAACGTCGCCGTGCCCTTGTCGGCCGCGACGACCAGGTAGGTGTCGTCGCCGTCGTGGCGCACCACGTCGTGCGGCGGCACGACCTCCCCGCCGACCATGTTGTCGGTGATGTCGAGCAGCGCGGAGATGAACGTCCGGTACGAGGCGATGCCCTCCGCGAGCCACGCCTCGCGGTCCACGGACGGGTCCGGGAGCTGCTTGGCGACGAACCCGCCCTTGGCGCCCACCGGCACGATGACGGTGTTCTTCACCATCTGCGCCTTGACCAGGCCCAGGATCTCGGTGCGGAAGTCCTCGCGCCGGTCGGACCAGCGCAGGCCCCCTCGCGCGACCTTGCCGTAGCGCAGGTGCACGCCCTCGACCCGGGGCGAGTACACCCAGATCTCGTACGCCGGGCGCGGCGCCGGCAGGTCCGGGATGGCCTGCGGGTCGAACTTCATCGACACATAGCCGTGCCAGGAGCCGCCCGCCGCCTCCTGGAAGAAGTTGGTGCGCAGCGTGGCCTTGATGAGGGTGAGGAAGGAGCGCAGGATCCGGTCCTCGTCGAGCGAGGCGACCTGGTCCAGCGCGGCGTCCAGCTCCTCCAGCAGCGCGTCCGTCAACTCGGTGCCGGCCCGCTGGCGGTCCGGGGCCATCCGGGCCTCGAACAGGTTGATCAGCAGCCGGGTGGTGTGGACGTTGTTGAGGAGGGTGTCCTCCATGTAGTCCTGGCTGAAGGTGGACCCGGCCTGGCGCAGGTACTTGGCGTACGCGCGCAGCACCATCGCCTCGCGCCAGGTGAGCCCGGCCCGCAGCACCAGCGAGTTGAACGTGTCGTTCTCGGCCGCCCCGGTCCACACGGCGGAGAAGGCGTCCTGGAACCGCTCACGGGCGTCGTCGCCCAGGAACTCCCCGCCGTTGCCCGGCGCGGTCGGCATCCGCAGACCGAAGTCGTAGACCCAGCCGCTGGTGCGGTCCGCGCACCTCAGCTCGTACGGGCGCTCGTCGATGACCTCGACGCCCAGGCGGTTGAGGACCGGCAGCACGGACGACAGCGACACCTGCTCGCCGAACCGGTAGATCTTGAAGCGGCGCTCGCCGGGCGCGGCGCCCACCGGCTCGTACAGGGACAGCGAGAAGTCGTTGCCGGAGCGGGTGAGCTGGTCCAGGTGGACCAGGTCGGCGACGGCGGCGCGCGGCGAGTGGTCGGCCTTGTAGCCCTCGGGGAAGGCGGCGCCGTACTTGCGCGCCAGCTCGGCCGCGCGCTCCTCGCCCAGCTCCGCGTTCAGCGCCTCGGTGAAGCCGTCGGCCCAGGAGCGGGCCGCCTCGGCCAGCCGGGCCTCCAGACGCTCCTTGTCGGCGTCGGTGAGGTGCGTCAGCTCCGTGCCGGACGGAACCCGGACCACGAAGTGGAGCCGGGTGAGCACCGACTCGGTGCTCATCAGGGTGAAGTCGGCGCTGGTGCCGCCGAGCTCCTCCATCAGGATCCCGGTCAGCCGCTCGCGGACGGTGGTGTTGAAGCGGTCGCGCGGCAGGTAGACGAGGGCGGAGTAGTACCGGCCGTACTCCTCCTGGCGCAGGTACAGCCGCAGCCGGCGGCGTTCCTGCAGGTACAGGACGGAGGTGACGATGGAGCGCAGCTCGTCGACGGGCGTCTGGAACAGCTCGTCGCGCGGGTACGTCTCCAGGATCTGCAGCAGATCGCGGCCGTCGTGGCTGTGCGGGGAGAACCCGGCACCGTCGAGGACCTCGGCCACCTTGCGGCGGATGACCGGGAC
The Streptomyces tirandamycinicus DNA segment above includes these coding regions:
- a CDS encoding NAD-glutamate dehydrogenase — translated: MQTKLDEAKAELLERAARVAEHSPGGGRLPTGADSGERPDRDHLLAFLQRYYLHTAPEDLTDRDPVDVFGAAVSHYRLAENRPQGTANVRVHTPTVEENGWTSSHSVVEVVTDDMPFLVDSVTNELSRQGRGIHVVIHPQIVVRRDVTGRMIEVLGGEPNGAALPHDALVESWIHVEIDRETDRADLKQITADLLRVLSDVREAVEDWEKMREAALRISEELPQEPIPGDLREEEVDEARELLRWLSDDHFTFLGYREYDLVDGDALSAVPGTGLGILRSDPHHAGADAHGHPVSPSFNRLPADARAKAREHKLLILTKANSRATVHRPSYLDYVGVKKFDAEGNVIGERRFLGLFSSAAYTESVRRVPVIRRKVAEVLDGAGFSPHSHDGRDLLQILETYPRDELFQTPVDELRSIVTSVLYLQERRRLRLYLRQEEYGRYYSALVYLPRDRFNTTVRERLTGILMEELGGTSADFTLMSTESVLTRLHFVVRVPSGTELTHLTDADKERLEARLAEAARSWADGFTEALNAELGEERAAELARKYGAAFPEGYKADHSPRAAVADLVHLDQLTRSGNDFSLSLYEPVGAAPGERRFKIYRFGEQVSLSSVLPVLNRLGVEVIDERPYELRCADRTSGWVYDFGLRMPTAPGNGGEFLGDDARERFQDAFSAVWTGAAENDTFNSLVLRAGLTWREAMVLRAYAKYLRQAGSTFSQDYMEDTLLNNVHTTRLLINLFEARMAPDRQRAGTELTDALLEELDAALDQVASLDEDRILRSFLTLIKATLRTNFFQEAAGGSWHGYVSMKFDPQAIPDLPAPRPAYEIWVYSPRVEGVHLRYGKVARGGLRWSDRREDFRTEILGLVKAQMVKNTVIVPVGAKGGFVAKQLPDPSVDREAWLAEGIASYRTFISALLDITDNMVGGEVVPPHDVVRHDGDDTYLVVAADKGTATFSDIANEVAIAYNFWLGDAFASGGSAGYDHKGMGITARGAWESVKRHFRELGHDTQTQDFTVVGVGDMSGDVFGNGMLLSEHIRLVAAFDHRHIFIDPDPDAAVSYAERRRLFELPRSSWADYDTGLLSPGGGIHPRTAKSIPVNAKVREALGIEPGVTKLTPAELMKAILQAPVDLLWNGGIGTYVKASSESNADVGDKANDAIRVDGEELRVKVVGEGGNLGLTQLGRIEFARGGGRVNTDAIDNSAGVDTSDHEVNIKILLNGLVAEGDMTVKQRNRLLAEMTDEVGGLVLRNNYAQNVALANAVAQSPSLLHAHQRFMRRLGREGALDRALEFLPNDRQIRELLSNRHGLSQPELAVLLAYTKITVAEELIGTSLPDDPYLRGLLHAYFPKPLREKFPEAVDGHALRREIVTTVLVNDTVNTGGSTFLHRLREETGASIEEIVRAQTAARAIFGLGAVWDAVEALDNKVAADVQIRMRLHSRRLVERGTRWLLGNRPQPLELTETIDFFASRVERVWAELPKMLGGADLEWYEGLLEEFTVAGVPHELATRVAGFSSAFPTLDIVAIADRTGKDPLAVAEVYYDLADRLRITELMDRIIELPRADRWQSMARASIREDLYAAHAALTADVLAVGNGAATPEQRFKAWEDKNASILGRARMTLEEIQGSDTFDLANLSVAMRTMRQLLRTPS